From a region of the Desulfomonile tiedjei genome:
- a CDS encoding sirohydrochlorin cobaltochelatase, with protein MKKILCVVGVLIAVNLLLIGNVSQAKHGEEKPAKKAILVVAFGTSVPQAQVAYEQVDKRIKEIFPATEICWAYTSKAIRHKLAKQGTVLESPETAMAKLMDDDFTHVAVLPLHAIPGLEFHETYANLRAFQTMLGGIKELQVARPLLASQEDCRKVAQALIKRVPESRKPDDAVIFMGHGTPNHPSYAGYYAMNAACQALDRNVHIACVAGEPCLEDVILKIKAQGVKRAYLMPMMAVAGEHAHKDMAGDQKDSWKSVLASEGIQCEAVLKGIAEYPEVVQVWLDHLKGAYERLK; from the coding sequence ATGAAGAAGATCTTATGTGTCGTCGGCGTCTTAATTGCGGTCAATCTCCTCCTCATCGGCAATGTCAGCCAAGCCAAGCACGGAGAGGAGAAACCGGCAAAGAAGGCCATACTTGTGGTGGCCTTCGGCACCTCTGTTCCTCAGGCCCAGGTAGCATACGAGCAGGTAGATAAAAGAATTAAGGAGATTTTCCCGGCCACCGAGATCTGCTGGGCGTACACCTCGAAGGCCATCCGGCACAAACTGGCCAAACAGGGGACGGTCCTTGAATCGCCGGAGACGGCAATGGCAAAGCTGATGGATGATGACTTCACCCATGTTGCAGTGCTGCCTTTACACGCAATACCGGGCCTGGAATTCCATGAGACTTATGCCAACCTCCGGGCTTTCCAAACAATGTTGGGTGGAATTAAGGAGTTACAGGTCGCTCGGCCCTTGCTGGCATCGCAGGAAGACTGCCGAAAGGTAGCCCAGGCCTTGATCAAACGTGTCCCTGAGAGCCGAAAGCCCGATGATGCGGTGATTTTCATGGGGCACGGCACCCCAAACCATCCGTCGTATGCAGGGTATTACGCTATGAACGCGGCTTGCCAAGCTTTGGATCGGAACGTTCATATAGCCTGCGTTGCCGGTGAACCGTGCTTGGAGGACGTTATCCTAAAAATCAAAGCCCAAGGGGTCAAAAGAGCCTACCTGATGCCGATGATGGCAGTGGCCGGCGAGCACGCTCACAAGGACATGGCCGGGGACCAAAAAGATAGCTGGAAATCCGTCCTTGCGAGCGAGGGGATCCAATGCGAGGCAGTGCTCAAAGGCATAGCCGAGTACCCTGAAGTC
- a CDS encoding antibiotic biosynthesis monooxygenase codes for MPQFVEMDEKVTIFAQMEGEGGPVILINKFNVAPDEAEQLLQAWAEDAAFMKRQPGFISTQLHRGIGGSCVYINYAVWESVADFKQAFTNPEFQSHLKSYPSSAVASPHLFTKVAVPGICVA; via the coding sequence ATGCCCCAATTCGTTGAAATGGATGAAAAGGTTACCATTTTTGCTCAGATGGAAGGAGAGGGCGGCCCGGTCATTCTGATTAACAAATTCAACGTTGCGCCCGATGAAGCGGAACAGCTGCTCCAAGCCTGGGCGGAGGACGCTGCCTTCATGAAAAGGCAACCAGGTTTTATTTCCACTCAACTGCACCGTGGGATTGGTGGCAGTTGCGTGTACATAAACTATGCCGTATGGGAGTCGGTCGCAGACTTCAAGCAGGCGTTTACCAATCCCGAGTTTCAATCTCATTTGAAGAGTTACCCATCCAGCGCAGTGGCGTCGCCTCATCTATTCACGAAGGTCGCAGTGCCTGGGATATGTGTGGCCTAA
- a CDS encoding DUF4384 domain-containing protein: MVIDSSFRGACSVLFAVTFALAGASALLAATNNTPFEIKTQFFYKDDGKEIKPLDNNSVLKSGQNVGVVFQSKENCFVYIFWKDSTGNVGTLFPNPGLTAEIPQVMAGKTYWLPHQDGDRWYILDDTPGTEVLYFVASRTRNSRLEQLSKALLATSSGTQANSGEKGVAPSQATQPANQATAREMERELSTMGFAQYSVPKGVEKASFASKEEMFKNLEGVIRVSGAEALIKIEFKHIPN; encoded by the coding sequence ATGGTAATTGATAGTAGTTTTAGGGGCGCATGTTCGGTGCTATTTGCGGTGACGTTCGCTTTGGCCGGCGCTTCGGCACTCCTCGCCGCAACGAATAATACCCCGTTTGAAATCAAGACCCAGTTCTTTTACAAAGATGACGGCAAAGAAATCAAGCCACTTGACAATAATTCGGTGCTCAAATCGGGCCAGAACGTAGGGGTCGTCTTTCAGTCTAAAGAGAACTGTTTTGTTTACATTTTTTGGAAAGATTCGACGGGCAACGTGGGGACGCTTTTCCCTAACCCAGGTCTGACCGCGGAAATCCCCCAAGTTATGGCCGGTAAGACCTACTGGCTGCCTCATCAAGACGGGGACAGGTGGTACATACTGGATGACACTCCCGGAACCGAGGTTCTCTACTTTGTGGCAAGCCGCACCAGGAATTCAAGGCTCGAGCAGCTCTCCAAAGCTCTGCTCGCCACATCTTCAGGCACTCAGGCAAATTCAGGCGAAAAGGGTGTTGCTCCATCTCAGGCGACTCAGCCGGCAAATCAGGCTACCGCACGGGAAATGGAACGCGAACTCAGTACTATGGGATTTGCTCAGTACAGTGTTCCGAAAGGAGTTGAGAAAGCGTCTTTTGCCAGTAAGGAGGAAATGTTCAAAAACCTTGAGGGAGTTATTAGGGTATCCGGCGCGGAAGCTCTCATCAAGATTGAATTCAAACATATCCCCAATTGA
- a CDS encoding OmpA family protein: MRNHTNMVLVGIFFWIFCLVTTSIADDCAKAKETYASGVPLSNYEQRRAVFQKAVDLCPSYAEAHVNLADALENLAREHKGDVDRFNRLLDAAAGEYVQAIKLRKDLFPAFLGLGETLRVMGLYAQSEQAYLRALQLKPGHPAAVAGLDKIKAINSFEHDGFKSSREIVNHFKKASEDKGQGTLMGFKNETAIKDRIRFSNVLFDEWSFNLNRPEAQKQLKEIGEAVNDPELKGSIFIIEGHTDNRGGEERNMKLSLDRAESVRKYLIDQFKVDASRVKTQGFGYSRPRFPNDSPVHMLKNRRVELLFVDRSD; encoded by the coding sequence ATGAGAAATCACACGAACATGGTTTTGGTCGGGATCTTCTTTTGGATCTTTTGCTTGGTGACAACCTCCATAGCAGACGATTGCGCGAAAGCGAAAGAGACTTACGCATCCGGCGTCCCTCTATCGAATTACGAGCAACGGCGGGCCGTGTTCCAGAAGGCGGTTGATCTATGTCCATCTTATGCGGAAGCGCACGTCAATCTGGCAGATGCTCTGGAGAATCTCGCGAGAGAGCACAAAGGAGACGTGGACCGCTTCAACAGGCTTCTTGACGCGGCTGCGGGGGAGTACGTGCAGGCAATAAAACTGCGAAAAGACCTCTTTCCAGCTTTTCTCGGCCTGGGAGAAACTTTGAGAGTCATGGGTCTTTACGCCCAATCGGAACAAGCGTACCTGCGAGCGCTTCAGTTGAAGCCCGGACATCCTGCCGCGGTTGCGGGACTCGACAAGATTAAGGCGATCAATTCTTTCGAGCACGACGGATTCAAGTCTTCAAGAGAAATTGTGAATCATTTTAAGAAGGCATCTGAGGACAAAGGGCAAGGGACATTGATGGGCTTCAAGAACGAAACCGCGATCAAAGATCGCATCAGATTTAGTAATGTTCTATTTGATGAATGGTCCTTCAACCTCAATCGTCCTGAAGCGCAAAAGCAGCTCAAAGAGATCGGAGAAGCCGTTAACGACCCTGAGCTGAAGGGCAGCATATTCATTATCGAAGGGCACACAGACAATCGGGGCGGCGAAGAGCGTAACATGAAGCTTTCGCTGGATCGTGCCGAATCCGTCCGGAAATACCTTATCGACCAATTCAAAGTGGATGCATCCCGTGTCAAGACGCAAGGTTTTGGGTATTCCCGCCCAAGATTCCCCAATGACAGCCCGGTTCACATGCTGAAAAATCGTAGGGTGGAACTTCTTTTCGTGGATCGCAGCGATTGA
- a CDS encoding CHAT domain-containing protein has protein sequence MNAPMLLKRNFPPFYIMVLAVCLSLVLPVQALGSSSGGGGGKGGGGFGVGVYIGGPPVGGGGWTYMGTTSQHEIDRANTEIIPDGGSTGGRTAVAQPKPVERPVKLSKLRIGYLEDLAVNFDPEMKKEALSNPAKTLESYQRLLAQARQTGDKRAEQAALTNLGALYLLIGWFSKAADTLQQLLNLAGTVGDTRLQAQALSSLAAVMIAWGDYAKAAEYAGNSYLIYSTEKDAVGEQTVLNNLGVLEKNKGSFAMARASFNEAVKASPGNNKLLVVIFSNMANLYRRWGFQTEASDYYQKAIDAAKQLSDPAKEAEVLLAAGQGYLDMGNYQKGLEALIAALSVSAQVGTPTDWAAKLIGDAYLDAGMLNEAEGLIRQADYDSSLGRLYLLKSDPGSAKKHYEQLLRSAKNAGNAEETFTAYVGLGKVYELTGNFDQARSNYSQAVKIIEEIRSGLLPSERRNFYAVTVNGFSRSEPAKGLVRIALKSNNGTQSIYPSELLRARDFAENLARKFDFEAFGVPQEVLEKEVDLENKVASLKVALTVLPKQLEPRRYNDIANQIKKAESATQNLTKEIAANYKTYASARYPKPVQLENALIGPQEHVILFDVLGDGVGARLIKGKKVVKTTYAKLPGSDLEREIQEFRKPFETVKLDEFDPERAARLYRILLADLVQDVPEGASITIIPDGLLALLPFEALVTGGTPQWQGGKGGKYPTGLKYFGDRHPITYYPSITALTFTRSLAGKGAPGGRTLVMADPVFTIADARAQSAGPNMNVAATSGTDSLRLMASIEDETGGFFKLPRLAETEGLAKHCNEQMYGENCEAYTGLESSKSNFMANIVPHLFNFKSVVFATHGFASNTIPGIMEPTLALSMVPPGTDGFLTMSEIAALKMNPEVAALVACQTGVGVKLPGEGVMSMGRAFLSAGAKSVVMSLWSVSEESSVKMMDSFFRNLQAGKPKLAAWTEARNSVRQEGFEHPFFWAAFVLVGESS, from the coding sequence GTGAACGCACCAATGCTCCTCAAAAGGAATTTCCCACCCTTCTACATAATGGTCCTGGCAGTTTGTCTTTCATTGGTCTTACCGGTTCAAGCCCTTGGCAGCTCCAGCGGAGGAGGCGGAGGGAAAGGTGGAGGCGGATTCGGCGTCGGCGTGTACATCGGCGGACCTCCAGTCGGCGGCGGCGGATGGACCTACATGGGGACGACGTCTCAACATGAAATCGACAGGGCCAATACCGAGATCATTCCGGACGGGGGATCGACCGGGGGACGCACGGCCGTGGCACAGCCAAAGCCGGTGGAGCGGCCTGTCAAACTGAGCAAGCTCCGCATCGGCTATCTCGAAGATTTGGCCGTGAATTTCGATCCTGAGATGAAGAAAGAGGCCCTTTCCAATCCAGCCAAGACACTGGAGAGTTACCAACGTCTGTTGGCGCAGGCCCGGCAAACAGGCGACAAGAGAGCGGAACAGGCGGCGCTGACCAATTTGGGAGCCCTTTACCTTCTTATCGGGTGGTTTTCCAAGGCCGCGGACACATTACAGCAACTCTTGAATTTGGCCGGAACCGTGGGTGATACCAGACTGCAAGCGCAGGCCCTGAGCAGTTTGGCCGCGGTTATGATCGCGTGGGGAGATTACGCGAAGGCAGCAGAATATGCCGGTAATTCATATTTGATTTATTCCACGGAAAAGGATGCCGTCGGAGAGCAAACGGTTCTCAACAACTTGGGCGTCCTGGAGAAGAATAAGGGTTCCTTTGCAATGGCCCGAGCCAGCTTCAATGAGGCGGTCAAAGCAAGCCCTGGCAACAACAAGCTGCTGGTCGTGATTTTTTCCAACATGGCCAACCTTTACAGGCGATGGGGCTTCCAGACAGAGGCGTCCGATTACTACCAGAAGGCCATTGATGCCGCGAAACAGTTGTCGGATCCTGCTAAAGAGGCGGAAGTCCTTCTTGCCGCGGGTCAGGGATACCTTGACATGGGGAATTATCAGAAGGGCCTTGAAGCTCTGATAGCCGCGCTCAGCGTATCGGCTCAGGTCGGAACTCCTACAGACTGGGCCGCAAAGCTTATAGGTGATGCATATCTTGACGCGGGCATGCTGAATGAAGCGGAAGGTCTCATCCGGCAGGCTGATTACGATTCATCGTTGGGCCGTTTGTATTTGCTGAAATCCGATCCCGGCTCCGCAAAGAAGCATTATGAACAGCTCCTGCGATCTGCCAAGAACGCTGGCAACGCAGAAGAGACTTTTACGGCATATGTAGGTTTGGGAAAGGTTTACGAACTCACTGGGAATTTCGACCAGGCCCGTAGCAATTACTCGCAAGCTGTCAAGATAATCGAGGAGATTCGGTCAGGGCTACTTCCTTCAGAAAGAAGGAACTTCTACGCAGTGACAGTTAACGGTTTCTCCAGGTCGGAGCCTGCCAAAGGCCTGGTACGCATCGCGTTGAAGTCGAACAACGGAACTCAAAGCATTTATCCGAGCGAGCTGCTCCGAGCGAGGGATTTCGCGGAAAACCTTGCCAGGAAGTTTGATTTCGAGGCTTTTGGCGTTCCGCAAGAAGTCTTGGAAAAAGAGGTCGATTTGGAGAACAAAGTGGCCTCTCTGAAGGTCGCGCTCACTGTGTTGCCCAAACAGCTTGAACCGAGGCGGTATAACGATATTGCAAACCAGATCAAGAAAGCTGAATCAGCTACACAAAACCTTACCAAGGAAATTGCCGCCAACTACAAAACCTATGCTTCGGCTCGATATCCGAAGCCTGTTCAGTTGGAGAATGCGCTCATAGGCCCACAAGAGCACGTAATTCTATTTGATGTGCTCGGCGATGGTGTCGGCGCCAGACTCATCAAAGGCAAGAAAGTCGTAAAGACGACGTACGCCAAGTTGCCGGGTTCCGACCTTGAACGGGAAATTCAGGAGTTCAGAAAGCCCTTCGAAACAGTCAAGCTTGATGAATTCGACCCGGAGAGGGCCGCCAGGCTGTACCGGATTCTTCTCGCCGATCTGGTGCAGGATGTTCCGGAAGGGGCCTCAATCACTATTATTCCGGACGGCCTGTTGGCTCTGCTGCCCTTCGAGGCCCTTGTAACGGGCGGCACACCGCAGTGGCAAGGGGGTAAAGGGGGCAAATATCCGACCGGTCTGAAGTATTTTGGCGATCGGCATCCGATAACATACTACCCCTCCATCACAGCGCTCACTTTTACAAGATCGCTGGCGGGAAAAGGCGCACCCGGCGGCCGTACACTTGTCATGGCCGACCCGGTGTTTACCATAGCTGACGCCAGGGCGCAGAGCGCAGGCCCTAACATGAACGTAGCTGCGACCAGCGGTACGGATTCTTTGAGGCTTATGGCGTCAATTGAAGATGAGACCGGCGGGTTCTTCAAGCTCCCCAGACTTGCGGAAACTGAAGGGCTCGCCAAACACTGTAACGAGCAAATGTACGGTGAGAACTGCGAAGCATACACCGGTCTTGAATCAAGCAAGTCCAATTTCATGGCTAACATTGTTCCGCATTTGTTCAATTTCAAATCGGTTGTGTTTGCAACCCACGGCTTTGCTTCGAACACCATACCGGGAATCATGGAACCGACGCTAGCGCTAAGCATGGTTCCTCCCGGAACGGACGGATTCTTGACCATGAGCGAAATAGCCGCGTTAAAGATGAACCCTGAAGTTGCCGCTTTGGTGGCCTGCCAGACCGGGGTTGGAGTGAAACTTCCCGGCGAAGGCGTGATGAGCATGGGCCGAGCGTTTTTGTCCGCGGGCGCAAAATCGGTCGTTATGAGCCTGTGGTCGGTTTCGGAGGAATCGTCGGTCAAGATGATGGATTCCTTCTTCAGGAATTTGCAGGCAGGAAAACCTAAGCTGGCGGCCTGGACCGAAGCCAGGAATTCGGTGCGTCAAGAGGGCTTCGAGCATCCTTTCTTCTGGGCGGCCTTCGTGCTCGTAGGAGAATCGAGTTGA
- a CDS encoding ABC transporter ATP-binding protein has protein sequence MEEFTKNKLFIEYLKKLFEQAGAKAFFAIAVLIAVGLTQGVGLLMLIPFLQLIGIGDATPTGIVSMIGQAWSYTGLPLNLPAVLIVYVGIVSLYAVIQRWSTILNSKLSHAFTRKLRDDLFKAMARVQWLRFIQMRQSEINHVMTSNLTTVDNGTYGLFALISSVFVVLVHIGIAMMLSFPLTCVAMASSGVLLVILRPLNRRSYSLGEEWRQTMASLFGVLMDHLAGMKVAKSFGAEDRHVRSFCSLSGNLEQQANRYAGILSSTSMYYEIGGVFVVSVFFFVGVQVLHIPAARLLIMVFLFASLVPQFSWMQRTWQGILNMLPAYRAVLEMADRFRSAEEPLAHGQVNPIELQSGVEFRDVSFRYDKADGNFVLKDVDLTLHALKTTVILGPSGGGKSTFADLLIGLLTPDLGEVLIDGKRLEGNVLHSWRKSVGYVPQESLLFHETLQENMRWASPGSSEADIWEALRLAAAEDFVRALPEGLNTILGDRGVRLSGGQRQRVALARALLRKPTLLLLDEATSNLDAENEQRIIQALQELRGTMTVVFISHRQSAVQCADRVVVIEGGRVGE, from the coding sequence ATGGAAGAATTCACCAAAAATAAGCTGTTTATCGAATACCTGAAAAAGCTGTTCGAGCAGGCAGGAGCAAAGGCTTTCTTTGCCATTGCAGTGTTGATCGCTGTGGGACTTACCCAAGGGGTCGGTTTGCTGATGCTGATCCCTTTTTTGCAATTGATCGGCATTGGTGATGCGACGCCTACCGGAATTGTCTCGATGATAGGACAAGCATGGAGTTATACAGGGCTTCCATTGAACCTGCCGGCCGTGCTGATAGTCTATGTCGGAATAGTTTCCCTGTATGCCGTGATACAACGGTGGTCCACCATACTCAATTCAAAGCTCTCTCACGCATTCACGCGCAAACTGCGTGACGATCTGTTCAAGGCAATGGCCCGAGTTCAATGGCTGCGTTTCATTCAGATGAGGCAATCGGAAATCAACCATGTCATGACATCGAACCTCACCACCGTAGACAACGGGACCTACGGTCTTTTCGCACTTATCAGCAGCGTCTTTGTCGTCCTGGTTCATATCGGAATAGCCATGATGTTGTCCTTTCCTCTAACGTGCGTAGCGATGGCAAGTTCCGGCGTCCTGCTCGTGATACTCAGGCCGCTGAATCGCCGCTCCTATTCGCTCGGCGAGGAATGGCGCCAGACCATGGCCTCATTATTCGGCGTCTTGATGGACCATTTGGCCGGGATGAAGGTGGCCAAAAGCTTCGGGGCCGAGGATCGGCATGTCCGGAGTTTCTGCTCATTGAGTGGCAACCTGGAGCAACAGGCCAATCGGTACGCGGGAATCCTCTCCTCCACGTCAATGTATTACGAAATTGGCGGAGTCTTTGTGGTGAGTGTGTTCTTCTTCGTCGGAGTGCAAGTTCTGCACATCCCCGCGGCCCGACTGCTGATCATGGTTTTTCTTTTTGCGAGCCTTGTGCCCCAATTCTCCTGGATGCAGCGGACATGGCAAGGGATCTTGAATATGCTGCCCGCTTACAGGGCGGTGTTGGAAATGGCCGACAGGTTCCGCTCCGCGGAGGAACCGTTGGCGCACGGTCAGGTTAACCCGATCGAGCTTCAGAGCGGGGTGGAATTTCGTGACGTTTCCTTCAGGTATGACAAGGCAGACGGGAATTTCGTGCTGAAAGACGTTGATTTGACTCTTCATGCTTTGAAAACCACGGTCATTCTCGGGCCGTCCGGTGGAGGCAAAAGCACCTTCGCAGACCTGTTGATAGGCTTGCTGACCCCGGATTTGGGGGAGGTGCTAATTGACGGCAAGAGGCTGGAAGGAAACGTTCTGCATTCCTGGCGCAAATCGGTCGGTTACGTTCCGCAGGAAAGCCTGTTGTTCCACGAGACCTTACAGGAAAACATGCGTTGGGCTTCGCCAGGAAGCTCCGAGGCAGACATCTGGGAGGCCCTGCGACTAGCCGCGGCCGAGGACTTTGTCAGAGCATTGCCCGAGGGGCTGAACACAATCCTTGGAGACCGCGGGGTAAGGCTCTCAGGCGGTCAGCGGCAGAGAGTCGCTCTGGCAAGGGCTCTGTTGCGCAAGCCCACTTTGCTCCTGCTGGACGAAGCCACGAGCAACCTGGACGCGGAAAACGAGCAGCGCATCATACAGGCTCTGCAAGAACTCCGAGGCACAATGACCGTGGTATTCATCTCGCACCGCCAATCCGCGGTTCAATGCGCCGACAGAGTTGTGGTGATCGAAGGCGGGCGGGTCGGAGAGTAG
- a CDS encoding type II toxin-antitoxin system RelE/ParE family toxin → MQGRFAKDVKRVKDKEILRQALEIIEAIESAPSLSDIPNLKKLSVEGRYFRERVGDHRIGLAIDGGTVTFVRVLNRRDIYRYFP, encoded by the coding sequence ATTCAGGGCCGTTTCGCGAAAGACGTGAAACGAGTCAAAGATAAGGAGATTTTGCGCCAAGCTCTTGAAATAATTGAGGCCATAGAATCGGCCCCGTCTCTTTCGGATATACCCAATCTCAAGAAGCTCAGTGTAGAAGGTCGCTATTTCCGAGAAAGGGTCGGTGACCACAGGATAGGCTTGGCGATAGATGGTGGTACCGTCACTTTTGTGAGGGTTCTGAATCGCCGTGACATCTACAGATATTTCCCGTAG
- a CDS encoding tautomerase family protein: MPSTTIEVLHRYSRNEEEGIIEAVHEAMVEALKIPLGDRAVRLLVHEPHRFSVPDGKSDQFTLISIDLFSGRSLAAKRALYQAIVRNLAKFEIPADHIRITLRETERENWGIRGGIPASEVDLGFKVDV, translated from the coding sequence ATGCCAAGCACCACTATTGAAGTCTTGCACCGATACTCTCGAAACGAGGAGGAGGGGATAATCGAGGCCGTCCATGAAGCGATGGTAGAGGCCCTGAAAATTCCCCTCGGAGACAGAGCCGTTCGTCTTCTCGTTCACGAGCCGCACCGTTTCTCGGTTCCCGATGGAAAGTCGGATCAATTCACCTTGATCAGTATCGACCTTTTCTCGGGCCGCTCTCTAGCTGCGAAAAGGGCGCTGTATCAGGCAATCGTCCGAAACCTGGCCAAGTTCGAAATCCCGGCGGACCACATTAGAATTACCCTGCGGGAGACCGAGCGTGAGAACTGGGGAATCCGCGGCGGCATTCCCGCGTCGGAGGTTGATCTCGGGTTCAAAGTGGATGTCTAG
- a CDS encoding glyoxalase: MKVLFVAGFGPIVPDVTAGREFYAYILGLPLKADGSYLHSSDIDGVKEFALWPLAEAAQSCFGTDTWPEEFPVPQGWLEFDVEDINEATAELQAKGYKLLVFARTEPWGQTVTRLLGPEGLLVGISHTPWLRGEGKSPLE, translated from the coding sequence ATGAAAGTCTTATTTGTAGCCGGTTTTGGCCCCATCGTTCCCGACGTGACGGCGGGTCGGGAGTTTTACGCATACATACTCGGATTGCCGCTAAAGGCCGATGGATCGTATCTCCACTCTTCAGACATCGACGGTGTGAAAGAATTCGCTCTGTGGCCGCTTGCCGAGGCTGCCCAGTCGTGCTTCGGCACGGACACATGGCCCGAAGAATTTCCTGTGCCGCAAGGATGGCTCGAATTCGACGTGGAGGACATCAACGAGGCAACTGCAGAATTGCAGGCCAAAGGCTACAAACTGCTCGTCTTCGCCCGGACGGAACCCTGGGGCCAGACCGTAACCCGGCTGCTAGGACCGGAAGGCCTACTGGTAGGGATATCGCACACGCCCTGGCTCCGCGGCGAGGGCAAGTCGCCGCTGGAATAG
- a CDS encoding VOC family protein has translation MSVKPIPEGFRSITPFLVVKGASGLIDFLKTAFGATELFRMDHPDGSVMHAEITIGDSIVMLGEAMKEFPPIPCMLYLYVADVDATYRAALDAGAESMEEPKDQFWGDRAAGVTDPAGNKWWIATHVEDVVPEELARRAKEAQPECK, from the coding sequence ATGTCAGTGAAGCCAATACCGGAAGGCTTTCGTTCCATTACACCCTTCTTGGTCGTCAAAGGTGCGTCAGGACTGATCGACTTCCTTAAGACCGCTTTTGGAGCAACTGAGCTTTTCAGAATGGATCACCCTGACGGCAGTGTTATGCACGCGGAGATCACGATCGGCGACTCAATTGTGATGCTGGGAGAAGCCATGAAAGAGTTTCCTCCAATACCGTGCATGCTCTATCTTTACGTGGCGGACGTTGATGCTACGTATCGAGCCGCGCTGGATGCGGGCGCGGAGTCCATGGAAGAGCCCAAGGATCAGTTTTGGGGTGACCGGGCCGCCGGTGTCACAGATCCGGCTGGAAACAAGTGGTGGATAGCCACGCACGTTGAGGACGTTGTACCCGAAGAGCTTGCAAGGCGTGCGAAGGAAGCCCAACCGGAGTGCAAGTAA
- a CDS encoding histone deacetylase has protein sequence MKPTGIVRDTIYLKHDMGAFHPECPERLEVIYQMIDGMEPRLNLDEIPIRQAAMEEIETNHDPRYVSTIAATAGRANTFLDPDTSACEYSWEAAARAVGGLFNLIDAVTEGKVRNGFALVRPPGHHAERRRAMGFCLFNNVALAARYAMNRHGLTRIAIVDWDIHHGNGTQDSFYEDPRVLFVSTHQFPHYPGTGGIREVGYGPGEGYTINVPMAAGAGDAEYLTVFHTLVAPVLRAYRPELILVSAGFDAHHEDPLGGMSITDEGYEQMTQVLVHLAAELCNGRLILTLEGGYNLDALRNSVQRVLACLSSYNPDSQPVPFEPPWPLLNSTFKARLKDILAIQRKYWPTLPQF, from the coding sequence ATGAAACCCACAGGCATTGTCAGGGATACGATCTACTTGAAGCACGACATGGGAGCCTTTCATCCGGAGTGCCCCGAACGACTTGAAGTTATTTACCAAATGATAGACGGGATGGAGCCTCGCCTCAATTTGGATGAGATACCTATTCGGCAGGCGGCCATGGAGGAGATCGAAACCAACCACGATCCAAGGTACGTCAGCACCATCGCTGCCACAGCCGGTCGCGCAAATACTTTTCTGGACCCGGACACCTCGGCTTGCGAATACTCTTGGGAAGCCGCGGCTCGTGCAGTGGGAGGATTGTTTAACCTTATCGACGCGGTGACGGAGGGTAAGGTTCGGAACGGCTTCGCACTGGTCAGACCGCCGGGACATCATGCGGAGCGTCGCCGAGCGATGGGGTTCTGCCTTTTCAACAACGTGGCTCTAGCCGCTCGGTACGCCATGAATCGACATGGACTGACACGAATAGCCATCGTGGATTGGGACATTCACCACGGGAACGGGACCCAGGATTCCTTTTATGAGGACCCCCGAGTGCTGTTCGTTTCCACCCACCAATTTCCGCATTATCCAGGGACAGGAGGAATCAGAGAGGTCGGATATGGACCTGGAGAGGGGTACACAATCAACGTGCCTATGGCGGCAGGGGCCGGCGATGCGGAATACCTGACGGTGTTTCACACTCTGGTGGCCCCGGTGCTGCGTGCGTACCGGCCGGAACTTATCCTTGTCTCCGCGGGCTTTGACGCTCACCATGAAGATCCGCTGGGTGGTATGAGTATCACGGATGAAGGGTACGAGCAGATGACTCAGGTCCTCGTGCATCTGGCCGCGGAGCTTTGTAACGGCCGACTCATCCTGACCCTTGAGGGAGGCTACAACCTCGACGCGCTCAGGAATTCCGTGCAACGGGTCCTTGCCTGCCTCAGCTCTTATAACCCGGATTCACAACCTGTGCCGTTCGAGCCTCCCTGGCCCCTATTGAACTCCACATTCAAGGCCAGGTTGAAAGACATTTTGGCCATCCAGCGCAAATACTGGCCGACCCTCCCCCAGTTTTGA